Proteins encoded together in one Electrophorus electricus isolate fEleEle1 chromosome 9, fEleEle1.pri, whole genome shotgun sequence window:
- the tlr3 gene encoding toll-like receptor 3 isoform X1 codes for MSMMEGGETPMISSVLTILCPHYSMSSLFSAGSRGLRRPIPKPGSAAAIQEALYCLSVEDGEAVGRELSSASSGRRLTGKWQMARQKAVLLLLVCVRILGSCMGDARLQKTTCRVASGKADCSRMNLDAVPRDLPADITSLDVSHNRLHALQASTLALYSSLSELDASYNSLTTLGQGLCESVPLIRRLDVQRNQVHLLSDNDLKSCSHLTRLDLSDNRLKLRGEPFSVLNNLVWLDVSRNKLTSARLGSRPQLPRLATLVLAGNDIATLRADDFSFLNESSVLVLGLSALPLKEVENDCFKPVAGLRDLMLDGSNLNPQVLSSLCWELSETAVRNLSLRNTQTLTLSNTTFQGLGKTNLTVLDLSNNQLSDIPKGTFQWFPLLENLSLEHNNLKHLTNGTFLGLRSLKQLNLRKALTKSHMSAYSVIDDFSFQPLVKLEYLCLEQTVFRNITENVFAGLPNLRRLDLGWSSTGLRTVSNATFAALAGSPLLQRLNLTGMAIRKLGPGAFYSLGNLTTLVLSHNFISQRLTGEEFRGLGSATELHLSFNQQNISLTPTSFVHVPTLRTLMLARALTGTLDLEPSPFQPLVNLSVLDLSNNNIANINSGLLDGLHQLSVLKMQHNNLARVWKNANPGGPVLFLRDARNLSVLELDYNGLDEVPLVAFRGLWRLRVLSLGGNLLNFLRDSIFDDLVSLRYLWLQKNMLTSVRRETFGVPLAGLAELRMEHNPFDCTCDSVLWFAEWLNATNASVPGRATGYVCNTPPAYFNRSMLDFQPDSCKDLRAFQALFALSQSLVLGLMFLAFLMHFQGWRVRFYWNIVTNRVVGMRDGGYNDLARDRYEYDAYVVHAEEDKRWVERSLLPLEDEQFCFFLEDRDAVAGCSALANIVDNMRRSRKILFVVTEALLKDPWCRRFKAQHALHQLMDESRDALVLVFLQDVPDHRLSQALLLRRAMLKRRCLVHWPLQRERVGAFRQELQLALASSNRVR; via the exons ATGTCCATGATGGAGGGGGGAGAGACCCCGATGATCTCATCTGTGctcactattctctgtcctCATTATTCTATGTCCTCACTATTCTCCGCAGGGTCTCGCGGTCTGAGACGGCCAATTCCCAAACCAGGCAGTGCTGCAGCTATTCAGGAAgctctgtactgtctctctgtagaaGATGGTGAGGCTGTTGGTAGGGAGCTTTCTTCAGCCTCCTCAGGACGTAGACTGacag GAAAGTGGCAGATGGCCCGTCAGAAAGCCGTTCTCCTGTTGCTGGTTTGCGTGAGGATCCTTGGCTCGTGCATGGGCGACGCGCGGCTGCAGAAGACTACGTGCCGGGTGGCGTCTGGCAAAGCGGACTGCAGCCGCATGAACCTGGACGCTGTCCCCCGGGACCTGCCTGCGGACATAACCTCTCTGGACGTGTCCCATAACAGACTACACGCGCTGCAGGCGTCGACGCTGGCGCTCTACTCAAGCCTGAGCGAGCTGGACGCCAGCTATAACTCCCTAACCACGCTGGGACAGGGCTTGTGCGAGTCCGTGCCCCTCATACGGCGTCTCGACGTCCAGCGTAATCAGGTGCACTTGCTGAGCGATAACGACCTGAAATCCTGCTCGCACCTGACCCGCCTAGACCTTTCCGACAACAGGCTCAAACTGCGCGGGGAGCCCTTCTCGGTCCTGAAC AACTTGGTATGGCTGGACGTGTCCCGCAACAAACTGACCTCCGCCCGCCTAGGATCGCGGCCCCAGCTGCCTCGCCTGGCAACCCTTGTCCTCGCCGGCAATGACATCGCGACCCTGAGGGCGGATGACTTTTCGTTCCTCAATGAGTCCTCTGTGCTGGTCCTGGGTCTTTCCGCCCTGCCACTGAAGGAG GTGGAGAATGACTGCTTCAAACCTGTGGCTGGGCTCCGAGATCTGATGTTGGATGGGAGCAACCTCAACCCTCaggtcctctcctctctgtgctggGAGCTCTCGGAGACGGCCGTGAGAAACCTCTCGCTCCGAAACACCCAGACCCTGACGCTCTCGAACACCACCTTCCAAGGCCTAGGCAAGACTAATCTCACCGTGCTGGACCTTTCCAACAACCAGCTGTCCGACATCCCAAAGGGCACGTTTCAGTGGTTCCCATTGCTAGAGAACCTCTCTCTCGAACACAACAACCTCAAACACCTCACCAACGGCACCTTCTTGGGCCTGCGGAGCCTGAAGCAACTCAACTTGCGAAAGGCGCTGACCAAAAGCCACATGTCCGCCTATTCTGTAATAGACGACTTTTCTTTCCAGCCTCTGGTAAAGCTGGAATACCTGTGCCTGGAGCAGACTGTGTTTAGGAACATCACGGAAAACGTCTTCGCCGGACTTCCGAACCTGAGACGGCTGGACCTCGGGTGGAGCAGCACAGGCTTGAGGACGGTCAGCAATGCCACCTTTGCTGCCCTAGCAGGATCACCGCTCCTCCAGAGGCTCAACCTCACGGGCATGGCCATAAGGAAGCTGGGCCCCGGCGCATTCTACAGCCTCGGGAACCTCACCACGCTGGTCCTCAGCCACAACTTCATCTCCCAGCGGCTGACGGGGGAGGAGTTCCGGGGCCTCGGCAGTGCCACTGAACTCCACCTGTCCTTCAACCAACAGAACATAAGCCTTACGCCCACGTCCTTCGTCCACGTCCCCACATTGAGGACCCTGATGCTGGCTCGCGCCCTGACCGGCACCCTGGACCTGGAGCCGTCCCCGTTCCAGCCACTGGTAAACCTGTCCGTGCTGGATCTCAGCAACAACAACATCGCGAACATCAACAGCGGCCTGCTGGATGGGCTGCACCAGCTCAGCGTATTGAAGATGCAGCACAACAACCTGGCTAGGGTGTGGAAGAACGCCAATCCCGGCGGTCCGGTGTTGTTCCTCCGGGACGCCCGGAATCTCTCTGTCCTGGAGCTGGACTACAATGGCCTGGACGAGGTCCCTCTCGTGGCCTTCCGGGGACTCTGGCGGCTGAGGGTGCTCAGCCTAGGCGGGAACCTGCTGAACTTCCTGCGCGATTCCATATTCGACGACCTGGTCTCTTTGCGCTACCTGTGGCTGCAGAAGAACATGCTGACGTCGGTGCGGCGGGAGACGTTCGGAGTGCCACTGGCCGGCCTGGCCGAGCTCCGCATGGAGCACAACCCCTTTGACTGCACCTGCGACAGCGTCCTGTGGTTCGCCGAGTGGCTCAATGCCACCAATGCCAGCGTGCCTGGGCGTGCCACAGGCTACGTTTGCAACACCCCGCCGGCGTACTTCAACCGCTCCATGCTGGACTTCCAACCAGACTCCTGCAAGGACCTGAGGGCTTTCCAGGCACTGTTTGCACTCAGCCAGTCCCTGGTTCTTGGCCTGATGTTCCTGGCGTTCCTCATGCACTTCCAGGGATGGAGAGTTCGCTTTTACTGGAACATCGTGACCAACCGCGTCGTAGGCATGAGGGACGGTGGCTACAACGACCTGGCCAGGGACAGGTACGAGTACGATGCCTACGTGGTCCACGCCGAGGAGGACAAGCGGTGGGTGGAGCGAAGCCTGCTCCCGCTGGAGGATGAACAGTTCTGCTTTTTCCTGGAGGACCGAGACGCGGTGGCAGGCTGTTCGGCGTTGGCGAACATCGTGGACAACATGCGGAGATCCCGGAAAATCCTTTTCGTCGTCACGGAAGCGCTTTTGAAGGATCCCTGGTGCAGGCG GTTCAAGGCCCAGCACGCGCTCCACCAGCTGATGGACGAGAGCCGTGACGCGCTGGTTCTCGTCTTCCTGCAGGACGTGCCTGACCACCGGCTGAGCCAGGCCCTCCTGCTGCGCCGCGCCATGCTCAAGCGCCGCTGCCTCGTCCACTGGCCCCTGCAGAGAGAGCGCGTGGGGGCCTTCCGCCAGGAGCTGCAGCTGGCCCTGGCTTCCAGCAACAGGGTCCGTTAA
- the tlr3 gene encoding toll-like receptor 3 isoform X3 — MARQKAVLLLLVCVRILGSCMGDARLQKTTCRVASGKADCSRMNLDAVPRDLPADITSLDVSHNRLHALQASTLALYSSLSELDASYNSLTTLGQGLCESVPLIRRLDVQRNQVHLLSDNDLKSCSHLTRLDLSDNRLKLRGEPFSVLNNLVWLDVSRNKLTSARLGSRPQLPRLATLVLAGNDIATLRADDFSFLNESSVLVLGLSALPLKEVENDCFKPVAGLRDLMLDGSNLNPQVLSSLCWELSETAVRNLSLRNTQTLTLSNTTFQGLGKTNLTVLDLSNNQLSDIPKGTFQWFPLLENLSLEHNNLKHLTNGTFLGLRSLKQLNLRKALTKSHMSAYSVIDDFSFQPLVKLEYLCLEQTVFRNITENVFAGLPNLRRLDLGWSSTGLRTVSNATFAALAGSPLLQRLNLTGMAIRKLGPGAFYSLGNLTTLVLSHNFISQRLTGEEFRGLGSATELHLSFNQQNISLTPTSFVHVPTLRTLMLARALTGTLDLEPSPFQPLVNLSVLDLSNNNIANINSGLLDGLHQLSVLKMQHNNLARVWKNANPGGPVLFLRDARNLSVLELDYNGLDEVPLVAFRGLWRLRVLSLGGNLLNFLRDSIFDDLVSLRYLWLQKNMLTSVRRETFGVPLAGLAELRMEHNPFDCTCDSVLWFAEWLNATNASVPGRATGYVCNTPPAYFNRSMLDFQPDSCKDLRAFQALFALSQSLVLGLMFLAFLMHFQGWRVRFYWNIVTNRVVGMRDGGYNDLARDRYEYDAYVVHAEEDKRWVERSLLPLEDEQFCFFLEDRDAVAGCSALANIVDNMRRSRKILFVVTEALLKDPWCRRFKAQHALHQLMDESRDALVLVFLQDVPDHRLSQALLLRRAMLKRRCLVHWPLQRERVGAFRQELQLALASSNRVR; from the exons ATGGCCCGTCAGAAAGCCGTTCTCCTGTTGCTGGTTTGCGTGAGGATCCTTGGCTCGTGCATGGGCGACGCGCGGCTGCAGAAGACTACGTGCCGGGTGGCGTCTGGCAAAGCGGACTGCAGCCGCATGAACCTGGACGCTGTCCCCCGGGACCTGCCTGCGGACATAACCTCTCTGGACGTGTCCCATAACAGACTACACGCGCTGCAGGCGTCGACGCTGGCGCTCTACTCAAGCCTGAGCGAGCTGGACGCCAGCTATAACTCCCTAACCACGCTGGGACAGGGCTTGTGCGAGTCCGTGCCCCTCATACGGCGTCTCGACGTCCAGCGTAATCAGGTGCACTTGCTGAGCGATAACGACCTGAAATCCTGCTCGCACCTGACCCGCCTAGACCTTTCCGACAACAGGCTCAAACTGCGCGGGGAGCCCTTCTCGGTCCTGAAC AACTTGGTATGGCTGGACGTGTCCCGCAACAAACTGACCTCCGCCCGCCTAGGATCGCGGCCCCAGCTGCCTCGCCTGGCAACCCTTGTCCTCGCCGGCAATGACATCGCGACCCTGAGGGCGGATGACTTTTCGTTCCTCAATGAGTCCTCTGTGCTGGTCCTGGGTCTTTCCGCCCTGCCACTGAAGGAG GTGGAGAATGACTGCTTCAAACCTGTGGCTGGGCTCCGAGATCTGATGTTGGATGGGAGCAACCTCAACCCTCaggtcctctcctctctgtgctggGAGCTCTCGGAGACGGCCGTGAGAAACCTCTCGCTCCGAAACACCCAGACCCTGACGCTCTCGAACACCACCTTCCAAGGCCTAGGCAAGACTAATCTCACCGTGCTGGACCTTTCCAACAACCAGCTGTCCGACATCCCAAAGGGCACGTTTCAGTGGTTCCCATTGCTAGAGAACCTCTCTCTCGAACACAACAACCTCAAACACCTCACCAACGGCACCTTCTTGGGCCTGCGGAGCCTGAAGCAACTCAACTTGCGAAAGGCGCTGACCAAAAGCCACATGTCCGCCTATTCTGTAATAGACGACTTTTCTTTCCAGCCTCTGGTAAAGCTGGAATACCTGTGCCTGGAGCAGACTGTGTTTAGGAACATCACGGAAAACGTCTTCGCCGGACTTCCGAACCTGAGACGGCTGGACCTCGGGTGGAGCAGCACAGGCTTGAGGACGGTCAGCAATGCCACCTTTGCTGCCCTAGCAGGATCACCGCTCCTCCAGAGGCTCAACCTCACGGGCATGGCCATAAGGAAGCTGGGCCCCGGCGCATTCTACAGCCTCGGGAACCTCACCACGCTGGTCCTCAGCCACAACTTCATCTCCCAGCGGCTGACGGGGGAGGAGTTCCGGGGCCTCGGCAGTGCCACTGAACTCCACCTGTCCTTCAACCAACAGAACATAAGCCTTACGCCCACGTCCTTCGTCCACGTCCCCACATTGAGGACCCTGATGCTGGCTCGCGCCCTGACCGGCACCCTGGACCTGGAGCCGTCCCCGTTCCAGCCACTGGTAAACCTGTCCGTGCTGGATCTCAGCAACAACAACATCGCGAACATCAACAGCGGCCTGCTGGATGGGCTGCACCAGCTCAGCGTATTGAAGATGCAGCACAACAACCTGGCTAGGGTGTGGAAGAACGCCAATCCCGGCGGTCCGGTGTTGTTCCTCCGGGACGCCCGGAATCTCTCTGTCCTGGAGCTGGACTACAATGGCCTGGACGAGGTCCCTCTCGTGGCCTTCCGGGGACTCTGGCGGCTGAGGGTGCTCAGCCTAGGCGGGAACCTGCTGAACTTCCTGCGCGATTCCATATTCGACGACCTGGTCTCTTTGCGCTACCTGTGGCTGCAGAAGAACATGCTGACGTCGGTGCGGCGGGAGACGTTCGGAGTGCCACTGGCCGGCCTGGCCGAGCTCCGCATGGAGCACAACCCCTTTGACTGCACCTGCGACAGCGTCCTGTGGTTCGCCGAGTGGCTCAATGCCACCAATGCCAGCGTGCCTGGGCGTGCCACAGGCTACGTTTGCAACACCCCGCCGGCGTACTTCAACCGCTCCATGCTGGACTTCCAACCAGACTCCTGCAAGGACCTGAGGGCTTTCCAGGCACTGTTTGCACTCAGCCAGTCCCTGGTTCTTGGCCTGATGTTCCTGGCGTTCCTCATGCACTTCCAGGGATGGAGAGTTCGCTTTTACTGGAACATCGTGACCAACCGCGTCGTAGGCATGAGGGACGGTGGCTACAACGACCTGGCCAGGGACAGGTACGAGTACGATGCCTACGTGGTCCACGCCGAGGAGGACAAGCGGTGGGTGGAGCGAAGCCTGCTCCCGCTGGAGGATGAACAGTTCTGCTTTTTCCTGGAGGACCGAGACGCGGTGGCAGGCTGTTCGGCGTTGGCGAACATCGTGGACAACATGCGGAGATCCCGGAAAATCCTTTTCGTCGTCACGGAAGCGCTTTTGAAGGATCCCTGGTGCAGGCG GTTCAAGGCCCAGCACGCGCTCCACCAGCTGATGGACGAGAGCCGTGACGCGCTGGTTCTCGTCTTCCTGCAGGACGTGCCTGACCACCGGCTGAGCCAGGCCCTCCTGCTGCGCCGCGCCATGCTCAAGCGCCGCTGCCTCGTCCACTGGCCCCTGCAGAGAGAGCGCGTGGGGGCCTTCCGCCAGGAGCTGCAGCTGGCCCTGGCTTCCAGCAACAGGGTCCGTTAA
- the tlr3 gene encoding toll-like receptor 3 isoform X2: MQSHKVRGSRGLRRPIPKPGSAAAIQEALYCLSVEDGEAVGRELSSASSGRRLTGKWQMARQKAVLLLLVCVRILGSCMGDARLQKTTCRVASGKADCSRMNLDAVPRDLPADITSLDVSHNRLHALQASTLALYSSLSELDASYNSLTTLGQGLCESVPLIRRLDVQRNQVHLLSDNDLKSCSHLTRLDLSDNRLKLRGEPFSVLNNLVWLDVSRNKLTSARLGSRPQLPRLATLVLAGNDIATLRADDFSFLNESSVLVLGLSALPLKEVENDCFKPVAGLRDLMLDGSNLNPQVLSSLCWELSETAVRNLSLRNTQTLTLSNTTFQGLGKTNLTVLDLSNNQLSDIPKGTFQWFPLLENLSLEHNNLKHLTNGTFLGLRSLKQLNLRKALTKSHMSAYSVIDDFSFQPLVKLEYLCLEQTVFRNITENVFAGLPNLRRLDLGWSSTGLRTVSNATFAALAGSPLLQRLNLTGMAIRKLGPGAFYSLGNLTTLVLSHNFISQRLTGEEFRGLGSATELHLSFNQQNISLTPTSFVHVPTLRTLMLARALTGTLDLEPSPFQPLVNLSVLDLSNNNIANINSGLLDGLHQLSVLKMQHNNLARVWKNANPGGPVLFLRDARNLSVLELDYNGLDEVPLVAFRGLWRLRVLSLGGNLLNFLRDSIFDDLVSLRYLWLQKNMLTSVRRETFGVPLAGLAELRMEHNPFDCTCDSVLWFAEWLNATNASVPGRATGYVCNTPPAYFNRSMLDFQPDSCKDLRAFQALFALSQSLVLGLMFLAFLMHFQGWRVRFYWNIVTNRVVGMRDGGYNDLARDRYEYDAYVVHAEEDKRWVERSLLPLEDEQFCFFLEDRDAVAGCSALANIVDNMRRSRKILFVVTEALLKDPWCRRFKAQHALHQLMDESRDALVLVFLQDVPDHRLSQALLLRRAMLKRRCLVHWPLQRERVGAFRQELQLALASSNRVR; this comes from the exons ATGCAGTCACACAAAGTGAGAG GGTCTCGCGGTCTGAGACGGCCAATTCCCAAACCAGGCAGTGCTGCAGCTATTCAGGAAgctctgtactgtctctctgtagaaGATGGTGAGGCTGTTGGTAGGGAGCTTTCTTCAGCCTCCTCAGGACGTAGACTGacag GAAAGTGGCAGATGGCCCGTCAGAAAGCCGTTCTCCTGTTGCTGGTTTGCGTGAGGATCCTTGGCTCGTGCATGGGCGACGCGCGGCTGCAGAAGACTACGTGCCGGGTGGCGTCTGGCAAAGCGGACTGCAGCCGCATGAACCTGGACGCTGTCCCCCGGGACCTGCCTGCGGACATAACCTCTCTGGACGTGTCCCATAACAGACTACACGCGCTGCAGGCGTCGACGCTGGCGCTCTACTCAAGCCTGAGCGAGCTGGACGCCAGCTATAACTCCCTAACCACGCTGGGACAGGGCTTGTGCGAGTCCGTGCCCCTCATACGGCGTCTCGACGTCCAGCGTAATCAGGTGCACTTGCTGAGCGATAACGACCTGAAATCCTGCTCGCACCTGACCCGCCTAGACCTTTCCGACAACAGGCTCAAACTGCGCGGGGAGCCCTTCTCGGTCCTGAAC AACTTGGTATGGCTGGACGTGTCCCGCAACAAACTGACCTCCGCCCGCCTAGGATCGCGGCCCCAGCTGCCTCGCCTGGCAACCCTTGTCCTCGCCGGCAATGACATCGCGACCCTGAGGGCGGATGACTTTTCGTTCCTCAATGAGTCCTCTGTGCTGGTCCTGGGTCTTTCCGCCCTGCCACTGAAGGAG GTGGAGAATGACTGCTTCAAACCTGTGGCTGGGCTCCGAGATCTGATGTTGGATGGGAGCAACCTCAACCCTCaggtcctctcctctctgtgctggGAGCTCTCGGAGACGGCCGTGAGAAACCTCTCGCTCCGAAACACCCAGACCCTGACGCTCTCGAACACCACCTTCCAAGGCCTAGGCAAGACTAATCTCACCGTGCTGGACCTTTCCAACAACCAGCTGTCCGACATCCCAAAGGGCACGTTTCAGTGGTTCCCATTGCTAGAGAACCTCTCTCTCGAACACAACAACCTCAAACACCTCACCAACGGCACCTTCTTGGGCCTGCGGAGCCTGAAGCAACTCAACTTGCGAAAGGCGCTGACCAAAAGCCACATGTCCGCCTATTCTGTAATAGACGACTTTTCTTTCCAGCCTCTGGTAAAGCTGGAATACCTGTGCCTGGAGCAGACTGTGTTTAGGAACATCACGGAAAACGTCTTCGCCGGACTTCCGAACCTGAGACGGCTGGACCTCGGGTGGAGCAGCACAGGCTTGAGGACGGTCAGCAATGCCACCTTTGCTGCCCTAGCAGGATCACCGCTCCTCCAGAGGCTCAACCTCACGGGCATGGCCATAAGGAAGCTGGGCCCCGGCGCATTCTACAGCCTCGGGAACCTCACCACGCTGGTCCTCAGCCACAACTTCATCTCCCAGCGGCTGACGGGGGAGGAGTTCCGGGGCCTCGGCAGTGCCACTGAACTCCACCTGTCCTTCAACCAACAGAACATAAGCCTTACGCCCACGTCCTTCGTCCACGTCCCCACATTGAGGACCCTGATGCTGGCTCGCGCCCTGACCGGCACCCTGGACCTGGAGCCGTCCCCGTTCCAGCCACTGGTAAACCTGTCCGTGCTGGATCTCAGCAACAACAACATCGCGAACATCAACAGCGGCCTGCTGGATGGGCTGCACCAGCTCAGCGTATTGAAGATGCAGCACAACAACCTGGCTAGGGTGTGGAAGAACGCCAATCCCGGCGGTCCGGTGTTGTTCCTCCGGGACGCCCGGAATCTCTCTGTCCTGGAGCTGGACTACAATGGCCTGGACGAGGTCCCTCTCGTGGCCTTCCGGGGACTCTGGCGGCTGAGGGTGCTCAGCCTAGGCGGGAACCTGCTGAACTTCCTGCGCGATTCCATATTCGACGACCTGGTCTCTTTGCGCTACCTGTGGCTGCAGAAGAACATGCTGACGTCGGTGCGGCGGGAGACGTTCGGAGTGCCACTGGCCGGCCTGGCCGAGCTCCGCATGGAGCACAACCCCTTTGACTGCACCTGCGACAGCGTCCTGTGGTTCGCCGAGTGGCTCAATGCCACCAATGCCAGCGTGCCTGGGCGTGCCACAGGCTACGTTTGCAACACCCCGCCGGCGTACTTCAACCGCTCCATGCTGGACTTCCAACCAGACTCCTGCAAGGACCTGAGGGCTTTCCAGGCACTGTTTGCACTCAGCCAGTCCCTGGTTCTTGGCCTGATGTTCCTGGCGTTCCTCATGCACTTCCAGGGATGGAGAGTTCGCTTTTACTGGAACATCGTGACCAACCGCGTCGTAGGCATGAGGGACGGTGGCTACAACGACCTGGCCAGGGACAGGTACGAGTACGATGCCTACGTGGTCCACGCCGAGGAGGACAAGCGGTGGGTGGAGCGAAGCCTGCTCCCGCTGGAGGATGAACAGTTCTGCTTTTTCCTGGAGGACCGAGACGCGGTGGCAGGCTGTTCGGCGTTGGCGAACATCGTGGACAACATGCGGAGATCCCGGAAAATCCTTTTCGTCGTCACGGAAGCGCTTTTGAAGGATCCCTGGTGCAGGCG GTTCAAGGCCCAGCACGCGCTCCACCAGCTGATGGACGAGAGCCGTGACGCGCTGGTTCTCGTCTTCCTGCAGGACGTGCCTGACCACCGGCTGAGCCAGGCCCTCCTGCTGCGCCGCGCCATGCTCAAGCGCCGCTGCCTCGTCCACTGGCCCCTGCAGAGAGAGCGCGTGGGGGCCTTCCGCCAGGAGCTGCAGCTGGCCCTGGCTTCCAGCAACAGGGTCCGTTAA